The Anopheles maculipalpis chromosome 3RL, idAnoMacuDA_375_x, whole genome shotgun sequence genomic sequence GCCCCTCATCATCATTCGAGAATAACCCTCGTTGAATGTTATGCCGTTGTCGACAACAAAAATCGACCCTTAAAAAAtcggaatgttaaaaataaactcaaaaCATCACTTGATTAATAATGAAGATGGAAAGGCTTGTTCGAAGCTTTTGAGGACCTGTTGTTTTTACATCAACTGTGTCTTCACTAATAACGTGGTTCGTAGCTTCGGAAAAAGCGTTCCAAGAAGAGCTTTCGAAGAAGCAGTTGTTCACTCATTACAACTCGGATGAACTTTTCTTCGAAATGAAGGATGAATACAGGTTTATTCCAAGGGGAAATTACGCGTATCCAGCTCTACTCATTACAAGAGCTGTCTAGTAGCTAAGTGAATTCACTGAAAATTCACGCCCTTGATGCGCATGTGAACCACTCACACTCACAGTGAGGTTCGTTGCCCCAATACTCTCACGGCACTCAGTGAGCTTCCAACGAATGCATTCGTTTCGCTGCCATGCAGACCGCAAAACCGGTCGACCTGGAGAATCGGTCGGCGCCACACTGTGCTGACCACACAGTTGCACCTTGCGTGCAATTAAAAACGGGCGCAATATGCCACGGTCAATGTCGATTCCAgttgttttcttctcgcttCTTTTCGTAATAAATTCCATAATTGAATGCTTGCACAACATGCGTTCATTAGTAAGCATTTTATTCGTCAACAGCGCTCGATCACGCCGATTGCGACACATGCGACACACCAATCACTTGGAAGAAACTTGATTGGAGTAGTAGCGACCATTGCAGGGACTCACATAGGTCGGTGTGGGACATGTTTTGCATTATTACCGTGTACACAAAACGGCAAACGGTTCAGTTGCAGCACGCGATGCATGCACGGAAGAAATGGAGGCTATATGCGTCGACACGAGGTGATTAATATTCATTACGCACAGCTCACCACCAACCTGTCTCACATGGAGCCGCTTAGATGGATGCTTATGAAACCTCCTTCAACACTTCTTCCACGTTCACACCTCACCTGCAGTTGTGCCTTATCATCAGGTTGCAGCAAACAGCCCTCTTCATGGAGGATGTCCCATTTCCAACTTCCGACCGTTCCGGGCCGGTTAGGCTTGGATTGCAATTAAAAATGCTGCAGCTTGCTGGTTAAAATAAATctccacaacaaacacaaccctTCCCTGTTCTATCCCGGACGTATCCCGAACAATTTTGCTATGTGTACATTGTCACAGGTGGAAAAAGGGTAAACTTGCCTGGTTCAGGATGCTTTCCGTACAATATTTTCTAAAGGGTACCGCACGGAACGTTTCGCCCGAAGCCTGCCCGAGAGTATACCAGGAAACGATTGCTTTACAAGTTTGTTCCATATTTGCTTCCGGGGGGATACCTGTGTTTGGTATGTTGCTTCTTGTTTGTTGTCTGTGCCACTTAcctgaaaagaaaatggaaaaaagcaacTTTTAGAAAGAGGACATAGGCAGCGTCGCAGGAAAAAAATAGATAATCATCTAGCCTTTCGTAATGGCCGTACAGCGATGACAGCACTAGCAAACTGTTCCTGCCAACGGCAAATGCTTTGGGAGGACATGTGGTAttttgtggattgtaattccTCAAGCAAGATAAAGCAATAAGATTACAGATATTAATTTTATCATCTTTAACTTCAGCTCACCAGGCAAACTTAAAGCTTTCGGATTTAAATGTGCAGTCTAGGGATAAAAAAGTCCTCTGGATTAAGTCCAACGATAACAAATCTGTATTTTAATTCCTATTAAAGCAACTTGCCTTCTTACAAATTAAGAAGATCCTTAAATAATATGAAGAGTTGCCGCTGACCATAGAATTAAATTACGATTCGCTTCCCATTCCCATCCCGTCTCTCTGTCTGGACAGGAAGTGTGGGAAAACTTTGGCAAACTGCTTCTTCATTTCAAATGCCAGTCAACTGCTCAAAAGCAGCAGCGAATTGCCCGAAAACTTCTATCTCAGCCAGGCAGGCAATAGTTTTTCTTGCGACGGTGAACTCATCTTCAGACCACCAGCGGCACGGCACTGAAATAGAATCGTGATCCCGATCGTCCCATGGGGTGGATGTTTGTTATGGAGAAAGTTTCTGTCGGTATAATATCAATTTTTGAGAGATTcgtaaaacattttgtttttctgctcgGAATATTCATTtcgaatttttggaaaatttcagGAGTTGGAAAACTGTTTTAAGAATAGCGCTGTGCATGAACTGAGTTTTTTCGCTGAAGCTAGGGCGACCTTTGCCAGGAGAAAGCTCTTCCACACTTTCAAACAAGCACAATCGTTCAAAAATCATATTCTACATGCTGACAATCCCTGCTTCGTTATATTTACTTCGCCGACAAGGGAAAACAGCACGATCTTTCACAGCtcatcgaaacaaaaaactctcATTTTGGTCTGCAAAATTATGAAACGATAAAGCTATGAATAAATCATAAGCCACGAGAAGGTTGTCCGCCATGGGAAACTGTATGAGCATTTCTCTAAACTTTTGACAACAAAATTACATACGTTGTAATGGAGCATATATTCGATATGTTCGATGCTAAATATTCTGTGAACTTTTTTCCCTAACGTTAGGTCGAATTAGACAACGTGCTCTGCACATGGCAAGAGCTGATATTTACCGTTCGTCCAGCCGCATGCTGCTGCGGCTGATGTCGCTCCAGGCGGACATCGAGCGGGGCCGCTGGAAAAACTTCGAGCCCCTCCTCGAACCCTCCACCGGCGTGCCATCGAAGGTTTCTGGGGGAAAATTAACGATTCGTAATGCTTTCGCACTGCTGGTCGAGTTGCAGCTTTCTTCGGACATACCCAGCGCACTGTAACTGATACGGAACTTGCTCATATTTGCCTTGCCCACCCGCCGTGGCCGTCACCGTCGCCACCAATCACACCCACACTCGTGGCACTCTTGCCCCAGtgcacgtcgtcgtcgtcgtatgctcctgctcctgctgctggtcgACGCACCGCTGCCATGCCTTACACGATGCCTTCGATTGCGTACGATCGATGGTACCGCATTGCGTGTGCCGTTAACCCACGCGCTTATCGCGCGACACTTTCCCGATGAAGACGCACGATAATTTAACGCTAATTAGCTCCTCGCACACCAGCACACATTAAACCATTCACTTCACTTTGATGCTTCACGCGTCATGCCGCCATGTAAACATTGAACGGTTTTAATCACTTTCTTTCGGGTTGATAATTCAACTATCACACCAAGCAGCTCTGATGAAGATCTACGGTGTACAAGATGTGTTGTTGCAGCACACCGACTGAACGTTACCTCGCCAACTGATCACGAGAAGAAGCTGCTGTCGCTTCGAAACTGCTCCCCGCTTTCGGCACTGCACGATTTACAGGCAATCGGCGTCAACACGACTTTGATACAACCCTCAACACACTACATAAATCAAAACCACTCACTCGCTCGCAACCCTCTCCAGTGGACGCCGTTTTCTGCAAGGGCGACGTTTTTCCAGACTTTTTGAAACGACGTCGCCTGAGCAAGGCCCATCAAATGGCGAGAaaggaaacacacatacacacacattgacgaagaaataaacacacaaatcaCGGCTCTCCGAAACGAAAACCTGACGCACTCGACAACACAATAAACAACACTGTGACCACCTTCGCGCGTACTTTGAGCTCaagatttttggaatattttgatTGCATACAacaccacctcctcctcctcctcctcctgatGTGCCCTGCGCACAAAACAGGGAACGCCACAAGACACAATTTCACTTGTGTTTTTCGCCTTTCAACGCCATCGTGAAAGGTCTGTTTTgcggaaagaaaaactcattGTACAGATGGCAAGAACAAAACCGGTGAATTATAATATGGTTTCTCTCCCACAGAGTGAAGGAATTGCGTGGAAAATTTACACTTTTTGAGTTAAAGTTTTAACCGTTACACGCTaatagtgtttgtttttctcaaaTTGTAAAAGAGAACAgcagtttgaagtttttttttaactttttgttcatttaaatttattattaacaatTCCTTGCACAAGTTCCTTGAGGGTGTTTACATTTACCTCGACCAGTATCACCTTCTATTGTAATTCAATCCGTCCCCAAGCAATTGTACCGCCCACACTATTGtcaaaacacaagcacaccaaCGACAAATGGTGTCAACGGTGGCAAAACGTTCAACCCAACCCTCCGGCAACGCCACCGAAcgtaaggaaaataaataaagtgtcGGTGCGAATTTCTCCGTCAGCGGACTGCggatttaaatgaaatatttcacttttTCTCGCGTCACCAAATCGGTTTTCTGCGCTAGAAGTTCGTCGAGAAGAAGAGTGTttgcaaacaaagcaaacaataattaTTGCGCACGGATGCGAATCGGTGGATTTTCCACGCGCACGGAGTGGTACTGCAGCGTGGGATAAGTTTGTCTgccttttatttctttttccacgGGAATTGTATGTAAgtcagtttgttttgtgtgcatgtaaCATGTTGGCATGTTGATTCATTCCGTGAAGGGTTTTGCACAGGCCCATAGCATGTaggaaaaatgatgaaatgtcGTGTGTGAATCAAAGTATTCTACAATATTAAAATGTGATCCTTTGGAATTGAAACAGCTTTTTCCGGAAACCAATTTTGAATAAACAGTCAGTAGTTTCCCCACACACTTCAACAACTTCACCGAAAACACCCAGAAAAAGGATTGATCCTAATGGTTATTACCCTCAGATCAggcaaaaaaagcattcaaagAGATAATCCTGCTAAATCTGAACTCGtcatcaaaaacaaacccaccgTCCTAAGCCTTTAAAAGGGTTTAATCCTAACAACAGCCATTTAAATGTTCTGCGTGTACATTCGCAGCGAGTAAAAATTCCCGACAATGGCCCATATTATGGTGAAAGGAATTTGGGCATCTGTCAAGGTCTGACTAGGACTACCGAACCAAACCCGACAACCTTTTGCACTCCTTTCCTTCAACGCTGCTGCATCGGGCGTAAATTGATTCCTCGTAAATGGCTTTCCAATAGCCACGGCATGCATTATTCAACATGCGGCTACCATCGCAAACAATAAATTCCATCTTGCAGAGATAGatagattttcatttttatccaaCCGGACGACGAGTGAGCGAGTGGTTGTGGATCATTTTCCCTTTGCGTAGAATAAACAAACTCCGATCCACTAGGTGCCCGCTTCGTCTCTCAGGCAGTATTCAGGCATTCGTTTAGGTGATTGCATTGCCTACGATGGTACGCGTTAAATGATTCACCATGGTCAGCATGGAgcggaaaattatttcaagcGTCTCATTAATCATCCGTTCCAACCATTGTACCGACTGGATGGACTTGGACTTGGAGTACAAATCGGAAGGTAAAGAAAACTGACTActaaagcaaacaatttgaGACTTACCACGGCTCTTCCAGTTTGaagtgaataaattaaattttaagctAAGGTTTACTGATTGTGGGAGTTTGTTACAAGTTGCTTGGAATAATCATACGACAAAACCACCCCAGAAACAAGTCAATTGCATTAGCACAACAGTGATAAAGTGAGACCGGTATTcaaattgcataaatttagtCGATTTTGTTCTGCACATCAGCCCAAAAGTATTGCATACTTAGTATTGCCACAAGATAaagttatattttaaattccttttttcgcGCTCTTCTCCTTTTCGTAAAGCTCGTGaataatagaaaagaaaaaatatatctgCCATCCGTCACATGTGAACCGCTCCGAAGAAGGAGAGGACACGAAAGACTAATACATGTCAGTGACCAATGTAACTGTGGGACAAAAACTAATGTGACGAAAAGGTGAAACTTCTGATTCTCTCTTTTCCTAGCACGAGAGTAAGGTCAAGCCGATTGACCCCATAAATATGTCACTTCACGATCAATATGGTTTGTTGCACGTACAGTCAGACCTAGTGTGGAAGCCAACGAGTCACTTCAGGCCAACTTCAGAAATAGGggatgggagaagaaaaatactaAATTTGACCTAAATAAATAGTGTAATCCTCTAGCAAGCAACGCCCTTACGAGGCATCTGGATACAACCTTAATCTAAGCCTGGTTTTGTTCGATAATGCAATGTCTTCTTCAATGCTGCTGTCAATCCACTTTGCCGTAGAGCCGGTTCCCAGCGAATCGGGACACTTTCACACGAAGCAATACTCTGCCGTGTTAACAACATCCCCGTAAGACAACGAGCTAACAAGTAAACATATTGAGGCTGAACCCTTCGCTTCCGTACATGAATAATGCAACGTGTTGCTGTGCAGTCCGTACGTGGGAGTTTTGATTTTATGCCTCGATTTAAAAGGAGCTTCGGGATTAGCCCCATCACGAAAGGAATGTAGGGATGAACAAATTGAGCTTTGCTTCGAAGAGTGTTAAAGTATCTAATCAATATTGAATTGGCTTCACCTTGCTCGAAATCTGCCTCTTCACACAAACTTCTCCTGAATGATGACATCCTAGATCAAAGGAAAGCTTTCTTGTGAAATATATCTAGGATATTCCTGCAGTTGACCAAAAGACAGGATGTTTGATTTGCTGATCATTTTTGTCTGATGTacaatctgttattttaactAATTTAAACCTCAATACGAACTTAAACAGCCCAATTTGTTGGTGAAAATTCATGCAAACCACCTAAAGCTTCGTAAGTTTTAATGAGGAGCTAATACCATCAGGTTCACGCTTCACTTTCTTCATCGAGCACGTCCATCCGCCCGGTAAAAGATAAACGTGATTGCCTTGGAGCAAATTAAAAAGGCCACCTCCGCGGGACACG encodes the following:
- the LOC126563444 gene encoding uncharacterized protein LOC126563444: MSKFRISYSALGMSEESCNSTSSAKALRIVNFPPETFDGTPVEGSRRGSKFFQRPRSMSAWSDISRSSMRLDER